TCGCGAAGGATGGGGTCTTCGGAAAGGTGCTCAATCAGGGGTCCGAAGTACATCAGATGGCCGGCCCGATCGCGGCGGAGTATTGAAGCGAGATCGAATCGGAACCCATCGACTTGCATGGTTGTTACCCAGTAGCGCAGTGAATCGAGAATCAGGTCACGTACGACGGGGTGATTGCAGTTGATGGTGTTGCCGCAACCGGTAAGGTCTTTGTAGCCTCCCTTGTCGTCGATCATGTAGTAGATGCTGTTGTCGATGCCCTGAAAACACAGAGGAGGCTCTGACCCGCTTTGCTCGCTGGTATGGTTGTAGACCACATCAAGAATGACTTCGAGTCCCGCTTCATGGAGGGCATCGACCATTGCGCGGAACTCGCGGACCTGTCCGCCGAGCGTCACGTCGCATGCATAGCGCCGGTTAGGGGCGAAAAATCCGATGGGGCTGTAGGCCCAGTAATTGATGAGCGGCTCGCCCGTCAACGGGTTGATGCGGGGCAAATAGTATTCGCCCGTCTCGTGAACCGGCAACAGTTCAACCGTGGTGATGCCAAGTTCTTTGAAGTATGGGATCTTTTCGACGATGCCGCTGTAACTTCCGGGGTGATTAACGCCCGATGACGGATGTTGCGTAAATCCGCGGACGTGCATCTCGTAGATAATAGTCTGACTCATGGGTACGCGGGGCCGCTTGTCGGCAAGGGCAGGCGGCACATCGGATACAACGACGCACTTCGCGAGCGGCTGCTTGAAATCGCCGGCGAACGCGCGAGCGTAGGGATCCATCACATAGGCATTCGGATCGAAGCGATGGCCTTTGAGGCGTGTGGCCGGTCCGGCAACGCGGTAGAGGTAGAGTGCTCCTTCCGCCAGGCCCTCGATCTGCATGGTCCACACGTTTCCGATCTTGTTCTTGTAGGGGTCGAATCGGAATTCCGCGTACGGTTCTTGTGCGTCGGGGGTCTCAAACAGGCCCAGCCAAACTTGTGTTGCGTTCCGGCTGAACAGGGAGAACTGCACGCCGCCATCGCGAATGACTGCTCCAAAGGGCTGCCCGTATCCGGGCAGGCACCTTAGTTTCGTTCTGCCGAGTCCGTCGTTCATCATGCTATCGAACACGACTTCATGTGGAAACTTCCAGAATACGGAGCATTATGGCGAGATTAGCAAGCATAGCACGGGAGTCTACCACCGGCTTGCTGTGAAGAAAATCACAAATCAGGGCGTGCATCATGTCCATTTCGACGATGTGCCCGTTGGGGGTTGCGATTCGAGTGCGGTAGATGCCCGAAGCATCCGTGACTCCGTCTATATCGAACGTGAAGTCGTTCAGCGCAAAATGGCGCACGTGCTTCGGCGGTTTTGTCGTGTTGCGGACAGTCAATTCGCACGTGATGGGGACTGCCCCCTGAATTGGGTACTGGAATTGGGCAGTAGCCTCGTTTCGATCGAATCTCGCGCTCACGGTCGTCCAATCCACGTGCCCGGAGGGTGCCAGGGCCAGAAGCGCGCTGATTGGGTGCGGCGCCAGATCGACCCAAATGCGGCGAGGGTCGAGCGTGCGGTCGCGGGCAGGCGTTTCAAGGCGCGCGCGAAAGTGCTCCAGTTGCTGTCGATTTCGCAACCAGAGTTGACGGAAGATCTTTGCGCCTTGGGCGTATTGACAGCAAACGCTCAGGCGTCTGCCTTTCCTGCGCGCGTGGTCAACGAGACTCTGGGCTTGCCCCATAAGAGTGTCGGCGGACAAGCTTGGGTCGAATACGAAGGGCTTCTCGCAGAGTACATCGCACCCGGCATTGAGCGCGGCGTCCACGTGGGCGTAGTGCAGGGATGGCGGCGAGCAGACGTCGACAATGTCAGGCGTTTCGTGCCGCAATAAGGTATCGACGCCTGCGTAGGTACGTCCCTGAAAATCGAAGAGCGCCTGGAGTCCGGTCTTTGCGCGCGCGACAGACGCGCGGGTAGACCCCGCAATAGCGCAGACTTCCGCGCCGCACAGAGACCACCATTTTGCGTGGTGCTTGCCAATCCCGCCTGCGCCAATTACAGCGACGCGCGGGACAGGATTTCCGCTCACCGGAGTCTGGGGTCGTCGTAATCTGGGCAAGACGGGTCGTCCTCGTCCATCCATTCGGATTCGTCCGGCGCGTCGTCCGAAGTCACATCGCCGTACATCTCCGCCTCTTCGGTTTCCCACTCCCGCAAAAGGCGCTGCCCCCTCCTTCGTTTGCGGATATATGCCGCGAACGTCAGCAGCGCCATTAGCTGAAACACGGAGAATCCTGACACAAGGGAAAATACAAGGGCAAACTTCCACAGAGAACGCACCCACGCGTCATAGAACTCGATTTCATTCATATTGAGGCGCGTTCTGAGCGCAGTAGACAAGGGCTCGGTCTTCAAGGAATGGACCATGCGCCAGAATTCTTCCTCTCCCAGCTTGCGCAGGAGGAATCGCGTCATGGAGAGCGACTGGGCATAGGCATCGCCGAATTCCAGTTCCCGGCCGGGGGCGAGGAAGACGTATTCCAGGTTGCGGTAGTCGATGGTCTTCCCGGATAGGTACATTTGGGCGACGCGCGCGGTGCTTTCATATCGAAACTCGCCCGACAACACCATCGCGATGCCTTCGTTGAGCCAGCGCGGCACGTTGTCCATATTGACGTTTCGAGCGAGCAGCACGTGGACCAGTTCGTGGCGCACCGTTCCCCGGTAGTCTGCGGGCTCACGGACCAATTCGGGAGATTTGAGCAGAATAAGACCACGCTCGGGGAATGCGAGACCCAGAACATTGGGCATCGTGTAACCTCTTGCGAGCTGGGCAAATTCTTGAATGGTGCCGCAGACGACTACCGTTATGGGTTCGGGACCAGCGGGCAGGCTCGACTCGAACTCTTTGGATGCAGTAACGAGGACATCGAGCGTCCGCTTGGCGAGCGCCTCTTCCGGTTCATTGTAGTGCACAACGAAGTTTTGATCCGTCAAGGTAAGCGCGTGGGCCGCAAGGAAACAAGGCGAGAGCAGCAGCGCGCACAGGAGAATGGCAAGACGCCGAATCATCCGGGCGAACCACCGTTTCGTGCATCAAGCGCGCGCTCCACTTGGGCAAGTGTCTCATCAACTCGTGGAGGCGACACATCGACGGGGACGATCCAGTTTTCGTCGCGGCTGTCAATGTAGCAGAGGAAGGCCGCGGGCGGCTGCTGATTGCGAAGCGCACGGAGAGCGGCCGCATAGAGCCGGACTTGATTCTCGTAGTGCGCGAGAGAGACCGGGTGCGGCTGGCCGGTCTTGTAATCGACAATCGTGCCGTCTGCAAGCAAGACGTCGATTACTCCATGGACGATGTACGCGCCGAGGCGCAGGGCGAATGATACCTCACGGCCGACTGTATCTGCCGCGAGCCGACTGGCAATCGGGGATTCGCCGAATCGTTTCAGGAGAAACGCAAGGTCTTCGCGAAGCCATTGGCGATGCACACGCTCTACGGGCGCGGAGTCTACGAGTTGAGGGATAAGCGACTCGCAATCGGATTGGACATTCCACAGTTCGAGCAGTTTGTGCGCCAGGGTGCCGCGCACCATGGCATAGTCGCGATCGGCGCCGGAAGACCGCGTCTCTTCCACCGTGTCCGTTTGGGTGGCGATGAGATACGAGGCTTGCGTCACGCTGATGCTGTTTGATAGGAGCAGAGGATTGTCAACGGGCGCGACACGACGCAGACAATATTCACGATCAAGCTCGCGAGGGGCCGTGCGAATCTCGGGGATCCGGATACCTGATGGTCGGCGCCGTATGACGGCCTTCCATGCTTTCCCCGTTATGGTTTCGCCGTCTGAGCGACCCGACAACGCGTACTGTTCGCGAAACGCGGCAAACCAACTGTTGTTCCGGTCATGCCCCTGCTCAGGCGCGCCGCACAATAGCAAATGGTCGCGGGCTCGTGTCATGGCCACGTACAGGATGCGCGAACGTTCGGCGCGTTCTTCGCGTTCGCGGACGCCCTGCGCGATGCGGTATATCGGGCATTCCTGGTATTCGCCGTCGTCGCCCATTGTCTTTGCGGAGATGCCATGATGCCGATGCCAGGTCACGGGCAACGATTGGCGGATATTGGGACCGCGCGCCATGTCTGCAATGGCCACAATCGGGAACTCGAGTCCCTTGGACTTGTGAATGGTCATCACGGTTACCACGTTTGCATCTTCGTTCTGGACGGCAGCCTCGCCTTCTCGTATCTCAGCGGCAGCAACTTCGTCCAAATAGCGCACAAACGCGCTCAGGCTCGGCGCGGAGGTACGGGAGTAGGATGTGGCCAGTTCCAGAATCTTGCGTACGTTGGACGCGCGCTGTACGCCCAAGAACTGGGCCAGGTAGATGGCTTCCAACCCGGTGCGATCAAGCGCGTACCGCAACAATTCAAGCAAGGGTTCGTGTCGGCGGCTGTTGAGGTCGGAGAGCAGTATACGGGCATTCATCAAACGCCCGTTCTGCTCTGTGTCAGAGAGAGACAAACTACGATGAAATGCCGAAGCGAGACCCGAATCGCGCGTAAGCTCAAGTAGCGAATCATCGCTGAGACCCACCATGGGACCGCGCAAAAAGCCGAGCAAGGCTAACTCGTTCCAGGGATTATCCAGCACAGTGAGGAGATTCCGGAAATCAGCGACCTCTTGCCGTTCGTAGAACCCGGCGCCCGCAACGACCGCGTAGGGTACGCCTGCCAAACGAAAAGCCCGCTCAAACTGATAGACGTCGCTGAAGGAACGCAGAAGTACGACGACATCGCCGAACCGCGCGGGCCTCAGATTCCCGCTATGCGGGTCGCTAACGGAGATGGCGTGCGGACCGTGGCACATTTCCGCGATACGTCCCGCAAGGAGTTGCGCTTCGGCGTCGCGATAGTCGGCGGCCTTGGCCTCGTCCATCGATTCCGGCATCAGTATTTCGATTCGCGTGCCGCCGTCGGAGGCCCTGGAGGTTTTCATGGGTACATAGGGATTCTCGACGTCCGCCAACAGGTCGGATTTGGTGAAGAAGTCATTCACGAACTCGAGGACATCGGGCAAGGATCGAAAATTGACCGAGAGTGAAATGGTCTCGTCGGCCTCGTTGCGCGCTTCGCGAAACACGTCCACTTCCGCGCCCCGGAACTGATAGATGGACTGTTTCGCATCGCCCACGACAAAAAGCTCCGGCCCTCCAGGCGATTGCGCGAGAAGACGCGCAATCTCCAATTGCGCGCCGTCGGTATCCTGAAACTCGTCAATCAGCAAATGGCGAATGGTGCGGGCCGTACGCGCGCGGACCGAGTCTTCGCCGCGCGACACGTCCTGCAACACCTTCAGCGTTTCCATGATGAGGTCGTCGAAATCGAACGCTGTCCGCAGGCGCTTTGCGCTGCGCAACCCCTCCAAGACGCGGCCAAAGACACCAATCAGATCGAAGGTGATCTGTGCGGACTCGCTTTCAATTTCGGCCTCACACGACGGTATCCGGTGTTTGTCCACGAGGGATTTTAACGCGTCGCGCGCTTCTTTGACGCCTTCGTAGGCGTCTTCAGAACTCCAGTTCTTCTTGCTGCCGCGCCGCGCATCGCACGCGGCCAATTCGGAGGCCGCATCGCACAACACACCGCAATCGGTGCGGTCGCGAATCGTGGACACGATTTCCAGCAGCTTCACTCTCATCTGCTCGCGCCCGTCTTCGGGCTTGGCACAAGCGCCCGCGTACGATTCCAGTTGCAGGCGCAACCCGGCGAGATCGCGCGACTCCTGCAGATCGCGAAGCAGACGCAGCCGCTCCGCTCGCACGCGTTCGCGCCAACGTGCCAACATTTCCTCCGCGGAGCGGATATTCTCCAATGCCAGAAGCCGCTCCAGCGCAGAGCGGTCCTTCAGCATCGATTCCAGAACGGTCTTGAGCAGCGGAATTCCGTACACCGTGGCCAAACGCATCGCAGCTTCATCGTCAGCCTGCAACATTTCGCGCAGCACTTCGTTCACGGTGTCCGTCCGGATCAGGTGCGATTCGGCATCGGAAAGCATGGCGAAATCGGGATCCATGCCGAGACTGAGCGCGTTCTCTTTCAGCAGGCCCATGCAAAACGCATGAATGGTGGAAATACGCGCCGAATCGGTCCTGCGTTCGAGCGTGCGCCAGAACGTCATCTTAGCGGGATCGTCGGCGGGCGCGCGGCGGTGGCATTCGCGCCGCAATCTTTCTTTCATTTCCGCAGCGGCTTTGTCGGTGAATGTAATGGCTACGATGGCATCAAGAGGAACGTTGTCGTGCTCAATCAGGTGAATGATCCGGTCAACGAGCACGCTCGTCTTGCCCGACCCCGCTCCGGCATCCACGCACAAATTGAGTCCCGTGGTTTCAATGGCGCGCCGCTGTGACGGTGTCCTGCTCACGGCTCGGACTCCAGCTTGCGCTCGATTCGAGCAGCCTCATGGCGGCAGACGCGGCACGCACTGCACACGTTGCAGACGCGCTCGTAGGGAACCGGGGCGAACACGCCCGCGCGAATTCCTTGGACGGACGAGCCAACGCGGTCAATTGCCTTCGTGGCGCGCGACTCCCATTCGCCTTTTGCACGGGCCAGAGCTTCGCGTCTCTCTTTTCGGCCAACCGCTACAAGGATGGCCTGCTCGCACGTCGCGCTGGGAAGAATATGCTCTTCCAACGCGAGGGCATACACCGACATTTGCAGGGCGACACCGTCGCGTATATGTTTTGATTGTACGTGGACGGACGTTTTGTAGTCGATGATCCGGGCAGTCTCTCCCGAGAAGTCGATACGGTCGATGCGGCCAGAGAACTTCACGGGACCCGCGGGAGTATTCAGAATGAACGCATTCGATTTGTTGGGAGACTCATCCGATGCTCCTCGAAGAGGTCCGAAGGAGACTTCAAAGTAAGTGGGCTTCCACTCCGACTCCTCATCGTTTCGCGCAAGCGCGAGATATCGGTTTAGCTTGCATGCGAGCGCGCGCCGCTCCGCTTCGATGGTCCCGCGCGGCGCACCACTCTTCCAGACAAGTCCACTGCGAAAGACTTCAGAAACGAAACCTTGCATGGATTCGCAGGCCTCCTGCGGAGGAATGTCGGCGACGGCACGGCCCCGATAGCGCACATGAAACGCCTCCAATACCCGATGCATGAGCAAGCCGCGAATGGCCGGGTCCAACTCTGCCGCTGGTTCCGGCTCGGCGTCCACGCGCAAGACATGAGTAAGGAAGAATTGGAAGGGGCA
The Candidatus Hydrogenedentota bacterium DNA segment above includes these coding regions:
- a CDS encoding isoamylase, whose amino-acid sequence is MMNDGLGRTKLRCLPGYGQPFGAVIRDGGVQFSLFSRNATQVWLGLFETPDAQEPYAEFRFDPYKNKIGNVWTMQIEGLAEGALYLYRVAGPATRLKGHRFDPNAYVMDPYARAFAGDFKQPLAKCVVVSDVPPALADKRPRVPMSQTIIYEMHVRGFTQHPSSGVNHPGSYSGIVEKIPYFKELGITTVELLPVHETGEYYLPRINPLTGEPLINYWAYSPIGFFAPNRRYACDVTLGGQVREFRAMVDALHEAGLEVILDVVYNHTSEQSGSEPPLCFQGIDNSIYYMIDDKGGYKDLTGCGNTINCNHPVVRDLILDSLRYWVTTMQVDGFRFDLASILRRDRAGHLMYFGPLIEHLSEDPILREVKLIAEPWDVAGGYLVGSFGGEEWAEWNGQYRDDVRRFWRGDMGMKGHFALRLTGSSDLYEDDGRTPLHSINFITAHDGFTLRDLFSYSSKQNYLNGEENRDGSSENYSFSCGEEGESDDPMVLALRLQMQKNMLASLFLSLGVPMMLGGDEFGRTQLGNNNAYCQDNDISWFDWSLVEKNADLLRFCRELIRFRKDNPAFTRRRYFTGTPRKPGATPDVLWFSAKGMPQNWSPEDSSLACWINGTENGGVALYLMFNPTPEVVPFIVPEGQWRVRINTALNSPQDILDVDSALRIQAGRHVVCSAHSMTLLSEHSTSS
- a CDS encoding Gfo/Idh/MocA family oxidoreductase → MPRLRRPQTPVSGNPVPRVAVIGAGGIGKHHAKWWSLCGAEVCAIAGSTRASVARAKTGLQALFDFQGRTYAGVDTLLRHETPDIVDVCSPPSLHYAHVDAALNAGCDVLCEKPFVFDPSLSADTLMGQAQSLVDHARRKGRRLSVCCQYAQGAKIFRQLWLRNRQQLEHFRARLETPARDRTLDPRRIWVDLAPHPISALLALAPSGHVDWTTVSARFDRNEATAQFQYPIQGAVPITCELTVRNTTKPPKHVRHFALNDFTFDIDGVTDASGIYRTRIATPNGHIVEMDMMHALICDFLHSKPVVDSRAMLANLAIMLRILEVST
- a CDS encoding UvrD-helicase domain-containing protein, producing MSRTPSQRRAIETTGLNLCVDAGAGSGKTSVLVDRIIHLIEHDNVPLDAIVAITFTDKAAAEMKERLRRECHRRAPADDPAKMTFWRTLERRTDSARISTIHAFCMGLLKENALSLGMDPDFAMLSDAESHLIRTDTVNEVLREMLQADDEAAMRLATVYGIPLLKTVLESMLKDRSALERLLALENIRSAEEMLARWRERVRAERLRLLRDLQESRDLAGLRLQLESYAGACAKPEDGREQMRVKLLEIVSTIRDRTDCGVLCDAASELAACDARRGSKKNWSSEDAYEGVKEARDALKSLVDKHRIPSCEAEIESESAQITFDLIGVFGRVLEGLRSAKRLRTAFDFDDLIMETLKVLQDVSRGEDSVRARTARTIRHLLIDEFQDTDGAQLEIARLLAQSPGGPELFVVGDAKQSIYQFRGAEVDVFREARNEADETISLSVNFRSLPDVLEFVNDFFTKSDLLADVENPYVPMKTSRASDGGTRIEILMPESMDEAKAADYRDAEAQLLAGRIAEMCHGPHAISVSDPHSGNLRPARFGDVVVLLRSFSDVYQFERAFRLAGVPYAVVAGAGFYERQEVADFRNLLTVLDNPWNELALLGFLRGPMVGLSDDSLLELTRDSGLASAFHRSLSLSDTEQNGRLMNARILLSDLNSRRHEPLLELLRYALDRTGLEAIYLAQFLGVQRASNVRKILELATSYSRTSAPSLSAFVRYLDEVAAAEIREGEAAVQNEDANVVTVMTIHKSKGLEFPIVAIADMARGPNIRQSLPVTWHRHHGISAKTMGDDGEYQECPIYRIAQGVREREERAERSRILYVAMTRARDHLLLCGAPEQGHDRNNSWFAAFREQYALSGRSDGETITGKAWKAVIRRRPSGIRIPEIRTAPRELDREYCLRRVAPVDNPLLLSNSISVTQASYLIATQTDTVEETRSSGADRDYAMVRGTLAHKLLELWNVQSDCESLIPQLVDSAPVERVHRQWLREDLAFLLKRFGESPIASRLAADTVGREVSFALRLGAYIVHGVIDVLLADGTIVDYKTGQPHPVSLAHYENQVRLYAAALRALRNQQPPAAFLCYIDSRDENWIVPVDVSPPRVDETLAQVERALDARNGGSPG